Proteins encoded within one genomic window of Pseudorasbora parva isolate DD20220531a chromosome 3, ASM2467924v1, whole genome shotgun sequence:
- the cyb561a3a gene encoding lysosomal membrane ascorbate-dependent ferrireductase CYB561A3 — translation MRGIVAFYVTYLLCLVLGIACVVLVAHWNYTYRGGFAWDGSAKHFNWHPVFMVTGMVVLYGNAAVVYRIPLTWGHNKLPWKLLHAGLLLLSLILSVIGLCAVFDFHNTNHLPNLYSLHSWVGICTTALFTAQWVMGFTAFLLPCTPMAARALIKPTHVWMGGIILVLSIVSCISGINEKLIFALKASPNGTQPYSALPPEAIAANSLGVIIVAFGLVVLKILSNQIWQRPEPGYDDEGVYRPLAYDGN, via the exons ATGAGAGGAATTGTTGCTTTTTACGTTACCTATCTGCTGTGCCTGGTGTTGGGGATTGCCTGTGTGGTATTAGTAGCTCACTGGAATTACACCTACCGAGGTGGTTTTGCATGGGACGGCTCAGCCAAGCACTTCAACTGGCACCCAGTCTTCATGGTCACTGGAATGGTGGTTCTTTATGGGAATG CGGCTGTAGTGTACCGTATCCCTCTGACATGGGGTCACAATAAGCTCCCGTGGAAGCTGTTACATGCTGGGCTTTTGCTCCTTTCTCTTATTCTGTCTGTTATCGGGCTTTGTGCTGTGTTCGACTTCCACAACACAAACCACTTGCCCAACCTCTATTCCCTCCATAGCTGGGTGGGGATTTGTACCACTGCACTTTTCACTGCACAG TGGGTCATGGGTTTTACCGCGTTCCTCTTACCTTGCACCCCAATGGCTGCACGTGCTCTTATAAAGCCAACTCATGTGTGGATGGGAGGAATTATCTTGGTACTGAGTATTGTATCTTGCATATCAGGGATCAACGAAAAGCTAATTTTTGCACT AAAAGCAAGCCCCAATGGGACGCAGCCTTATTCTGCATTACCACCAGAGGCAATAGCTGCAAATTCTTTGGGAGTCATCATTGTAGCGTTTGGATTGGTTGTTTTGAAAATCTTGTCCAATCAGATATGGCAGCGTCCTGAGCCAGGCTATGATGATGAGGGAGTTTACAGG CCACTGGCGTATGATGGAAACTGA
- the zgc:153409 gene encoding histone H4: protein MSGRGKGGKGLGKGGAKRHRKVLRDNIQGITKPAIRRLARRGGVKRISGLIYEETRGVLKVFLENVIRDAVTYTEHAKRKTVTAMDVVYALKRQGRTLYGFGG, encoded by the coding sequence ATGTCTGGTCGTGGAAAAGGCGGAAAGGGACTTGGGAAAGGTGGTGCAAAACGTCACCGGAAAGTTCTGAGAGACAACATTCAAGGAATCACAAAGCCAGCTATTCGCCGCCTGGCGCGTCGCGGGGGTGTGAAGCGTATTTCTGGCCTGATCTATGAAGAAACGCGTGGTGTACTGAAAGTGTTTCTTGAAAATGTTATTCGCGACGCTGTAACCTACACCGAACATGCTAAGCGCAAGACTGTGACTGCTATGGACGTAGTGTACGCTCTGAAGCGTCAAGGCCGTACTCTGTATGGCTTTGGCGGTTAA
- the histh1l1 gene encoding histone H1 like1 yields MTETAPAPAAAPAKAPKKKAAKAKKPGASVSDLIVKAVAASNERKGVSLAALKKALAGGGYDVEKNNSRVKIALKSLVKKGALVQTKGTGASGSFKVSKKPAAKKPVKKVVAKPKKPAAKKAAAKAAKPKKAAVKKPAPKKSPKKVKKPAAPKKATKSPKKVKKPAVKKVAKSPKKVKAVKPKAAKPKAAKAKKTAAKKK; encoded by the coding sequence ATGACAGAAACTGCTCCTGCTCCCGCGGCTGCTCCGGCCAAAGCCCCCAAGAAGAAGGCGGCAAAGGCGAAAAAACCTGGAGCAAGCGTGTCAGACCTTATCGTGAAGGCGGTTGCCGCTTCCAACGAGCGCAAAGGAGTTTCCCTGGCGGCTCTAAAGAAGGCTTTGGCAGGTGGTGGATATGACGTTGAGAAAAACAACTCTCGCGTCAAAATTGCTTTGAAATCTCTGGTGAAAAAGGGGGCGCTTGTTCAAACTAAAGGCACCGGGGCATCCGGATCTTTCAAGGTGAGCAAGAAACCAGCCGCCAAGAAACCCGTCAAGAAAGTTGTGGCGAAACCGAAGAAACCAGCCGCGAAGAAGGCGGCGGCCAAGGCGGCGAAGCCCAAGAAGGCTGCAGTGAAGAAACCTGCCCCGAAGAAGTCTCCTAAGAAAGTGAAGAAACCGGCAGCGCCCAAAAAAGCCACCAAAAGCCCGAAGAAAGTGAAGAAACCGGCTGTGAAGAAAGTTGCAAAGAGTCCTAAGAAGGTCAAAGCAGTGAAGCCAAAAGCCGCAAAGCCCAAGGCTGCCAAAGCGAAGAAGACAGCAGCCAAGAAAAAGTAG
- the hdr gene encoding hematopoietic death receptor isoform X1, translating into MRYIIFVVLFLLNIIHAAKSHLDLSWAQGSTKNRSNRDVSCKESLEYRNDNICCLNCPAGTYVKKPCLSASEKGVCESCEFDTYTEHDNGLKKCLSCSKCRIDQETTEKCTSTQNTKCKCKQGSFCLPDQACEVCKKCSRCKEDEETVKGCTDISNTDCRKRSSSGSSISVTFIVMPLIAMLVCILSFVYWTKSKPSKRAVTSRSPREMVKICMGDSEEVIEERQNAQNTKIDDSSQLQPFLEQNYVVGTHVPASPEKDRGLGESLPNTANSSQISLTMSAVHIDLQPCLTNQPSSSANAWLPYTLERESPRRLVPLNGEESLKKTFDFFEEMDVHYHNRFFRFIGLSDNSIKSTESLFPEDRVYELLKIWMEKEGLKADFNSLIEALIYLDQRKSAENIVTKAVSNGYYKYVDE; encoded by the exons ATGAGATACATTATTTTCGTG gttttgTTCTTGCTAAACATCATACATGCTGCTAAAAGTCACTTGGATCTGTCCTGGGCTCAAGGATCCACCAAGAACAGATCAAATCGGGATGTTTCCTGCAAAGAGAGCCTGGAGTATAGAAATGATAACATCTGCTGCCTGAACTGCCCTGCTG GAACCTATGTAAAAAAGCCCTGCCTTTCTGCTTCAGAAAAAGGAGTGTGTGAATCATGCGAGTTTGACACATATACTGAGCATGACAATGGACTGAAGAAGTGTTTATCATGCAGCAAGTGCCGTATAG ATCAGGAAACCACAGAGAAATGCACAAGTACCCAGAACACAAAGTGCAAGTGCAAACAGGGGTCATTTTGCTTGCCTGACCAGGCATGCGAGGTGTGCAAGAAATGCAGCAG ATGCAAAGAGGATGAGGAGACTGTAAAAGGCTGTACAGACATTTCCAACACAGATTGTAGAAAGAGAAGCTCTTCGGGAAGCTCCATCTCAG TGACTTTCATCGTTATGCCGTTAATTGCAATGCTAGTATGCATTTTGAGTTTCGTCTACTGGACAAAGTCAAAACCAAGTAAAAGAGCAG TAACATCAAGAAGTCCAAGGGAAATGGTTAAGATCTGTATG GGTGACAGTGAGGAGGTGATAGAGGAGAGGCAAAATGCCCAGAACACCAAGATCGATGACTCCTCTCAGCTCCAGCCATTTCTTGAGCAGAACTATGTGGTGGGTACCCATGTACCTGCTTCACCAGAGAAAGACAGGGGACTAGGGGAAAGCCTCCCTAACACCGCCAACTCCTCACAAATTAGCCTGACCATGTCAGCTGTGCATATTGACCTCCAGCCATGTCTCACTAACCAGCCTTCAAGCTCTGCAAATGCCTGGCTGCCTTACACTTTG GAACGAGAGTCACCAAGAAGACTTGTTCCTTTGAACG GAGAGGAATCGCTGAAGAAaacgtttgatttctttgaggAAATGGATGTCCACTATCATAACAGATTCTTCCGGTTCATTGGACTGAGTGATAATTCAATCAAAAGTACAGAGTCTCTTTTTCCAGAAGACAGAGTTTATGAACTGTTAAAAATCTGGATGGAAAAGGAGGGACTGAAGGCAGATTTCAACAGCCTTATTGAAGCATTAATCTATTTAGACCAAAGGAAATCAGCAGAAAATATTGTTACAAAGGCAGTTAGTAATGGTTACTATAAATATGTAGATGAGTGA
- the drd7 gene encoding dopamine receptor D7 yields MVNQTEGYVSELITRTTTACLLFIFVLSTFLGNALVCTAVVRFRHLRSKVAYVFVVSLAVSDLLVATLVMPWKAAAEIVGFWPFGSFCEVWIAFDIMCSTASILNLCIISVDRYWAIAIPLSYEQKMTRSVAFVMIGLAWTLSVLISFIPVQLSWHKTTGHKEDMGEMAEKCDASLNRTYAITSSLISFYIPVSIMIVTYTRIFLIAQRQIRRISMQECTIKHVQSCQSCNKAPEEKLKSSFRRETKVLKTLSMIMGVFVCCWLPFFILNCIVPFCDPGLHNAGQIPCVNKTTFDVFVWCGWANSTLNPIVYAFNAEFRKAFSSLLGCGKMCSRNTVQTVDFSNELVSYHRDSTNLREVHLFGHPCLHPHTVREGSDKDMCFDTVSQMAEVPYETECNFIYGERPPMLDQGETELSLDKIIPFTKAEDLVSLGHVVNNEGESPISGIL; encoded by the coding sequence ATGGTAAACCAGACTGAAGGTTATGTCTCAGAGCTAATAACTCGCACCACTACTGCTTGTctgctttttatttttgtgctcTCCACATTTTTAGGGAATGCTCTGGTGTGCACAGCAGTGGTACGGTTCCGTCATCTGCGCTCCAAAGTGGCGTACGTGTTTGTAGTGTCTTTGGCTGTCTCAGATCTCTTAGTTGCCACTCTTGTGATGCCATGGAAGGCAGCTGCTGAGATTGTGGGTTTCTGGCCATTCGGCAGTTTCTGTGAAGTATGGATAGCCTTTGACATCATGTGCTCCACTGCCTCCATTCTTAACCTGTGCATCATAAGTGTGGATCGTTACTGGGCTATTGCTATCCCATTGAGCTATGAGCAGAAAATGACAAGAAGTGTGGCATTTGTCATGATTGGATTGGCATGGACTCTCTCTGTTCTGATCTCATTCATTCCTGTGCAGCTAAGTTGGCATAAGACTACCGGCCATAAAGAAGACATGGGAGAAATGGCTGAAAAATGTGATGCCAGTTTAAACCGCACTTACGCCATCACTTCATCTCTAATCAGCTTCTACATCCCTGTCTCTATAATGATTGTCACTTACACACGCATCTTCCTCATAGCGCAAAGGCAGATCCGAAGGATATCAATGCAAGAGTGCACCATTAAACATGTTCAATCCTGCCAAAGCTGCAATAAAGCTCCTGAAGAGAAGTTAAAAAGCTCATTTAGGAGGGAAACCAAAGTCCTGAAAACTCTGTCGATGATCATGGGTGTGTTTGTCTGCTGCTGGCTCCCTTTCTTCATTCTCAACTGCATAGTGCCATTTTGTGACCCTGGCCTCCACAATGCCGGGCAGATCCCATGTGTCAATAAGACAACCTTTGACGTGTTTGTGTGGTGTGGCTGGGCGAACTCTACCTTGAATCCCATAGTTTATGCCTTTAATGCGGAATTCCGCAAAGCGTTCTCCAGTCTCTTGGGATGTGGGAAGATGTGCTCTCGGAATACGGTTCAAACGGTTGACTTCAGCAACGAGCTGGTGTCGTATCATCGGGACTCCACGAACCTTCGAGAAGTTCACCTCTTCGGTCACCCCTGTCTGCATCCGCACACTGTCAGGGAGGGAAGTGACAAAGACATGTGCTTTGATACAGTGTCACAGATGGCTGAAGTCCCTTATGAGACTGAATGTAACTTTATATATGGGGAAAGGCCTCCTATGCTAGATCAAGGAGAAACAGAATTGTCTTTAGATAAAATCATACCATTTACAAAAGCGGAGGATTTAGTGTCTCTTGGACATGTGGTTAATAATGAAGGCGAATCTCCTATCTCTGGAATACTGTGA
- the hdr gene encoding hematopoietic death receptor isoform X2, with product MRYIIFVVLFLLNIIHAAKSHLDLSWAQGSTKNRSNRDVSCKESLEYRNDNICCLNCPAGTYVKKPCLSASEKGVCESCEFDTYTEHDNGLKKCLSCSKCRIDQETTEKCTSTQNTKCKCKQGSFCLPDQACEVCKKCSRCKEDEETVKGCTDISNTDCRKRSSSGSSISVTFIVMPLIAMLVCILSFVYWTKSKPSKRAVTSRSPREMVKICMGDSEEVIEERQNAQNTKIDDSSQLQPFLEQNYVERESPRRLVPLNGEESLKKTFDFFEEMDVHYHNRFFRFIGLSDNSIKSTESLFPEDRVYELLKIWMEKEGLKADFNSLIEALIYLDQRKSAENIVTKAVSNGYYKYVDE from the exons ATGAGATACATTATTTTCGTG gttttgTTCTTGCTAAACATCATACATGCTGCTAAAAGTCACTTGGATCTGTCCTGGGCTCAAGGATCCACCAAGAACAGATCAAATCGGGATGTTTCCTGCAAAGAGAGCCTGGAGTATAGAAATGATAACATCTGCTGCCTGAACTGCCCTGCTG GAACCTATGTAAAAAAGCCCTGCCTTTCTGCTTCAGAAAAAGGAGTGTGTGAATCATGCGAGTTTGACACATATACTGAGCATGACAATGGACTGAAGAAGTGTTTATCATGCAGCAAGTGCCGTATAG ATCAGGAAACCACAGAGAAATGCACAAGTACCCAGAACACAAAGTGCAAGTGCAAACAGGGGTCATTTTGCTTGCCTGACCAGGCATGCGAGGTGTGCAAGAAATGCAGCAG ATGCAAAGAGGATGAGGAGACTGTAAAAGGCTGTACAGACATTTCCAACACAGATTGTAGAAAGAGAAGCTCTTCGGGAAGCTCCATCTCAG TGACTTTCATCGTTATGCCGTTAATTGCAATGCTAGTATGCATTTTGAGTTTCGTCTACTGGACAAAGTCAAAACCAAGTAAAAGAGCAG TAACATCAAGAAGTCCAAGGGAAATGGTTAAGATCTGTATG GGTGACAGTGAGGAGGTGATAGAGGAGAGGCAAAATGCCCAGAACACCAAGATCGATGACTCCTCTCAGCTCCAGCCATTTCTTGAGCAGAACTATGTG GAACGAGAGTCACCAAGAAGACTTGTTCCTTTGAACG GAGAGGAATCGCTGAAGAAaacgtttgatttctttgaggAAATGGATGTCCACTATCATAACAGATTCTTCCGGTTCATTGGACTGAGTGATAATTCAATCAAAAGTACAGAGTCTCTTTTTCCAGAAGACAGAGTTTATGAACTGTTAAAAATCTGGATGGAAAAGGAGGGACTGAAGGCAGATTTCAACAGCCTTATTGAAGCATTAATCTATTTAGACCAAAGGAAATCAGCAGAAAATATTGTTACAAAGGCAGTTAGTAATGGTTACTATAAATATGTAGATGAGTGA